The Pseudomonas asiatica genome has a segment encoding these proteins:
- the glmU gene encoding bifunctional UDP-N-acetylglucosamine diphosphorylase/glucosamine-1-phosphate N-acetyltransferase GlmU: MSLDIVILAAGQGTRMRSALPKVLHPVAGNSMLGHVIHSARQLQPQGIHVVIGHGAELVRERLAADDLNFVMQDKQLGTGHAVAQALPALTAETVLVLYGDVPLIEVETLQRLLAKANEQQLGLLTVTLDDPTGYGRIVRDEQGKVTAIVEHKDASDAQKAIKEGNTGILALPAARLADWMGRLSNNNAQGEYYLTDVIAMAVADGLVVATEQPHDPMEVQGANDRRQLSELERHYQLREGRRLMAQGVTLRDPARFDVRGEVTVGRDVLIDINVILEGKVVIEDDVQIGPNCVIKNTTLRKGAVVKANSHLEGAVMGEGSDAGPFARLRPGSVLDAKAHVGNFVELKNAHLGEGAKAGHLTYLGDAEIGARTNIGAGTITCNYDGANKFKTVMGEDVFIGSNNSLVAPVEIKAGATTAAGSTITQTVEAGDLAVARARQRNISGWKRPEKIKKS, translated from the coding sequence ATGTCACTCGATATCGTTATTCTCGCCGCCGGCCAAGGCACCCGCATGCGCTCGGCGCTGCCCAAGGTGCTGCACCCGGTAGCCGGCAACTCCATGCTCGGCCATGTTATCCACAGCGCGCGCCAGTTGCAGCCGCAAGGTATTCATGTGGTCATTGGCCATGGTGCCGAGCTGGTTCGCGAGCGCCTGGCCGCCGACGACCTGAACTTTGTCATGCAGGACAAGCAGCTGGGTACCGGTCATGCGGTTGCCCAGGCACTACCGGCCTTGACCGCCGAAACCGTGCTGGTGCTGTACGGTGATGTGCCGTTGATCGAAGTGGAAACCCTGCAGCGTCTGCTGGCCAAGGCCAACGAGCAGCAGCTGGGCCTGCTCACGGTGACCCTCGACGACCCGACCGGCTATGGCCGCATCGTGCGTGACGAGCAGGGCAAGGTGACCGCCATCGTTGAGCACAAGGACGCCAGCGATGCGCAGAAAGCGATCAAGGAAGGCAACACCGGTATTCTGGCCCTGCCAGCCGCGCGCCTGGCCGACTGGATGGGCCGTCTGTCGAACAACAACGCTCAGGGCGAGTATTACCTGACCGACGTCATCGCCATGGCTGTGGCCGATGGCCTGGTGGTGGCTACCGAACAGCCGCACGACCCGATGGAAGTGCAAGGTGCCAACGACCGCCGCCAGTTGTCGGAGCTGGAGCGCCACTACCAGTTGCGCGAAGGCCGTCGCCTGATGGCCCAGGGTGTGACCCTGCGCGACCCGGCGCGCTTCGATGTCCGCGGTGAAGTGACCGTTGGCCGTGACGTGCTGATCGACATCAACGTGATTCTCGAAGGCAAGGTGGTCATCGAGGATGATGTGCAGATCGGCCCTAACTGCGTGATCAAGAACACCACCCTGCGCAAAGGCGCAGTGGTCAAGGCCAACAGCCACCTCGAAGGCGCCGTGATGGGCGAGGGCAGCGATGCCGGCCCGTTCGCCCGCCTGCGCCCCGGCAGTGTGCTGGATGCCAAGGCCCATGTGGGTAACTTCGTCGAACTGAAAAACGCCCACCTCGGGGAAGGCGCCAAGGCCGGTCACCTGACCTACCTGGGCGATGCCGAAATCGGTGCGCGCACCAACATCGGCGCCGGCACCATTACCTGCAACTACGATGGCGCCAACAAGTTCAAGACCGTGATGGGCGAGGACGTGTTCATCGGCTCGAACAACTCGTTGGTAGCGCCTGTGGAAATCAAGGCTGGTGCGACCACTGCTGCCGGTTCGACCATCACCCAGACCGTGGAGGCAGGCGACCTGGCGGTAGCTCGTGCCCGTCAGCGCAACATCTCGGGTTGGAAGCGGCCGGAGAAGATCAAGAAGAGCTGA
- a CDS encoding DeoR/GlpR family DNA-binding transcription regulator, which yields MSKRNTPQRRHNILALLSEQGEVSVDALAKRFATSEVTIRKDLAALETNGLLLRRYGGAVPVPQELLGEPAQPVSSYKKAIARAAVARIREHARIIIDSGSTTAAMIPELGRHPGLVVMTNSMNVARAICDLEHEPVLLMTGGTWDPHSESFQGQVAEQVLRSYDFDQLFIGADGIDLGRGTTTFNELLGLSRVMAEVAREVIVMVESDKVGRKIPNLELPWGSVHTLITDERLPAAAREQIQARGINLICAAISQEQ from the coding sequence ATGTCGAAACGAAACACCCCGCAGCGGCGGCACAACATCCTGGCTTTGCTCAGCGAGCAGGGCGAGGTGAGTGTGGACGCGTTGGCCAAGCGTTTCGCTACCTCGGAAGTCACCATCCGCAAGGACCTCGCTGCCCTCGAAACCAACGGCCTGTTGCTGCGGCGCTACGGTGGCGCGGTCCCGGTGCCACAAGAGTTGCTCGGCGAACCTGCCCAGCCGGTGTCTTCCTATAAAAAGGCCATCGCCCGCGCCGCCGTGGCACGTATCCGCGAACATGCGCGCATCATCATCGACAGCGGTAGCACCACGGCAGCCATGATCCCCGAACTGGGGCGCCATCCTGGCCTGGTGGTGATGACCAATTCGATGAACGTGGCCCGCGCCATCTGCGACCTCGAACACGAGCCGGTGCTGCTGATGACCGGTGGCACCTGGGACCCGCATTCCGAGTCGTTCCAGGGCCAGGTGGCCGAGCAAGTGTTGCGCTCCTACGATTTCGACCAGCTGTTCATCGGCGCCGACGGCATCGACCTCGGTCGTGGTACCACCACCTTCAACGAACTTCTCGGGCTGAGCCGGGTCATGGCCGAAGTCGCCCGTGAAGTGATCGTGATGGTCGAATCGGACAAGGTAGGGCGCAAGATCCCCAACCTCGAGCTGCCCTGGGGCAGCGTGCACACCCTTATTACCGACGAACGCCTGCCCGCAGCGGCACGCGAACAAATTCAAGCCCGCGGCATCAACCTGATCTGCGCCGCGATCAGCCAGGAGCAATAA
- a CDS encoding F0F1 ATP synthase subunit epsilon, translated as MAMTVHCDIVSAEGEIFSGLVEMVVAHGNLGDLGIAPGHAPLITNLKPGPITLTKQGGAQEVFYISGGFLEVQPNMVKVLADTVQRAADLDEAQAQEALKAAENALNLKGADFDYGAAAARLAEAAAQLRTVQQMRRGK; from the coding sequence ATGGCTATGACAGTCCATTGCGATATCGTCAGCGCGGAAGGAGAGATCTTCTCCGGCCTGGTCGAGATGGTAGTTGCGCACGGTAACCTAGGTGATCTTGGTATCGCTCCGGGTCACGCGCCGCTGATCACCAATCTCAAGCCTGGTCCGATCACGCTGACCAAGCAGGGTGGCGCCCAAGAGGTGTTTTACATCTCTGGTGGTTTCCTCGAGGTTCAGCCGAACATGGTCAAGGTGCTTGCCGATACCGTGCAACGTGCTGCAGACCTGGATGAAGCTCAGGCTCAGGAAGCCCTCAAGGCTGCCGAGAACGCCCTGAATCTGAAAGGCGCGGACTTCGACTACGGCGCCGCCGCCGCACGTCTGGCCGAGGCCGCAGCTCAGCTGCGTACCGTCCAGCAAATGCGCAGAGGCAAGTAA